From a single Calothrix sp. NIES-2098 genomic region:
- a CDS encoding rare lipoprotein A: MLVCCSYEQKVKAERVQVVGVVTLFQWCKIPRTVKLLFYSRFKIGRMNQRHLWTIVALFLTVLGMPSVGRTQTTKGTALASQASPAGDVVKVGEYQSPAGKPTSDVAIAEIHSHSIQGRQAATLFIRNIPVLTFLSSLPSASADSKVGVIGNSGGVQMYAPIANNATKVASIGNISDVSNQITAAQNDPVQKAGVIAAKINQLYRDNVDASKISVSWKGGGEAKVANQDQNKAASTQQKGDRYTIKVNGEELVEINENTRLANPTNDLAQDALQATNRMRRLIGNAAPVKEIANLPVRSPLSIPKLPQEVAIGPVKITLRGIASWYGYDGSDSRTASGKRFHPEGMTAAHRSLPFGTRVRVTNTRNGRSVVVSITDRGPYIRGRILDLSAGAARILGMMGSGVAPVKIEVLGR, from the coding sequence GTGTTAGTCTGTTGCAGTTATGAACAAAAAGTGAAAGCGGAACGAGTTCAAGTTGTAGGGGTCGTCACTTTATTTCAGTGGTGCAAAATCCCACGAACCGTAAAACTTCTGTTCTACAGTCGCTTTAAAATCGGACGCATGAATCAAAGACATTTGTGGACTATTGTCGCCCTGTTTCTGACTGTTTTAGGGATGCCCTCAGTCGGTCGCACTCAAACTACCAAGGGAACTGCGCTAGCTTCCCAAGCATCACCAGCAGGTGATGTGGTTAAGGTAGGAGAGTATCAATCCCCAGCAGGGAAACCGACCTCTGATGTTGCGATCGCAGAAATTCATTCGCACAGCATTCAAGGTCGTCAGGCGGCAACCCTTTTTATCCGAAATATTCCTGTTCTTACCTTTTTGAGTTCTTTACCATCAGCTAGTGCTGATAGTAAGGTCGGCGTAATTGGAAATTCTGGGGGCGTGCAAATGTACGCCCCTATTGCTAACAACGCTACTAAGGTAGCCAGCATTGGAAATATCTCGGATGTAAGTAACCAAATTACTGCGGCTCAAAACGACCCAGTACAAAAAGCTGGTGTAATAGCAGCAAAAATTAACCAGTTGTATCGGGACAATGTAGACGCCAGCAAGATTAGTGTCAGTTGGAAGGGAGGCGGCGAAGCGAAAGTTGCCAATCAAGACCAAAATAAAGCCGCTTCCACCCAGCAAAAAGGCGATCGCTATACCATCAAGGTAAACGGCGAAGAACTGGTGGAAATCAACGAAAATACACGATTAGCAAATCCCACCAACGATCTGGCACAAGATGCATTGCAAGCCACTAATCGGATGCGCAGACTCATCGGCAATGCAGCCCCTGTTAAGGAGATTGCTAATTTACCAGTTCGTTCCCCATTATCGATACCAAAGTTGCCACAAGAAGTTGCCATTGGCCCGGTAAAAATTACACTCCGTGGTATAGCCTCTTGGTACGGTTATGATGGTTCTGACAGCCGTACTGCTAGCGGTAAGAGATTTCATCCAGAAGGAATGACTGCTGCCCATAGGAGCCTACCTTTTGGTACAAGAGTTCGTGTAACTAACACCCGCAATGGTCGTTCTGTAGTGGTGTCGATTACCGATCGCGGCCCGTACATTCGAGGTCGAATTCTTGACCTTTCTGCTGGCGCAGCTCGAATTTTAGGCATGATGGGTAGTGGCGTTGCACCCGTGAAGATTGAGGTTTTAGGCAGATAA
- a CDS encoding glutaminase: protein MVTQGDLETVPLPYLDVLKDLHSRYKSLRDGAVANYIPELAKVNPDLFSICIVTVDGQIYEVGDFEQLFTIQSISKVFAYGLALEDHGRDYVLTRVGVEPTGDAFNAIILDEQSNRPLNPMVNAGAIATTSLIKGAGATERLNRMLDMFKRYIGHDVFVDISVFTSERSTGHRNRAMAHLMLNFGMIDQNIEESLDLYFQQCAVMVNCRDLAVMAATLANKGINPITQEQAVKKSYIKDILSVMYTCGMYNFAGEWAYKVGIPAKSGVCGGIMAVVPHQMGIAVFSPPLDKRGNSVRGVKVCEELSQQLGLHLFECSGKGSKFGCQETEGNLKII from the coding sequence ATGGTCACTCAAGGAGATTTAGAAACAGTTCCATTGCCTTATCTAGATGTTCTCAAGGACTTGCATTCCAGGTACAAGTCACTTAGAGATGGTGCAGTAGCAAACTACATTCCAGAATTGGCAAAGGTAAATCCCGACTTGTTTAGCATCTGCATTGTCACTGTAGATGGTCAGATTTATGAAGTTGGGGATTTTGAGCAACTATTTACCATTCAGTCGATTTCTAAAGTATTTGCCTACGGACTGGCACTTGAGGATCATGGAAGAGATTATGTTTTGACCAGAGTTGGCGTAGAACCGACAGGAGATGCATTCAATGCCATTATCCTTGATGAACAATCAAATCGACCATTAAACCCAATGGTAAATGCCGGGGCGATCGCTACCACTAGTTTAATCAAAGGTGCGGGTGCAACCGAACGCCTCAACCGGATGCTGGATATGTTTAAACGATACATCGGTCATGATGTATTCGTTGATATTTCTGTATTCACCTCAGAACGCAGCACGGGACATCGCAACCGTGCAATGGCGCATCTCATGCTCAACTTTGGCATGATTGACCAGAACATTGAGGAGTCCTTAGATCTATACTTTCAGCAGTGTGCGGTCATGGTCAATTGTCGTGACTTAGCAGTCATGGCGGCGACTTTAGCCAACAAAGGTATCAATCCTATTACTCAGGAACAAGCGGTAAAGAAAAGTTACATTAAAGACATTTTGAGCGTAATGTACACTTGCGGGATGTATAACTTTGCTGGCGAATGGGCTTATAAAGTCGGTATTCCTGCGAAAAGCGGTGTTTGTGGCGGAATTATGGCTGTTGTCCCCCATCAGATGGGAATTGCTGTATTTTCGCCACCCTTGGATAAACGGGGTAACAGCGTGCGGGGGGTTAAAGTATGCGAAGAACTTTCCCAGCAGCTTGGTTTACATCTATTTGAGTGTTCTGGGAAAGGGTCAAAGTTTGGATGTCAGGAAACTGAGGGGAATTTGAAAATTATTTAA
- a CDS encoding TPR repeat-containing protein, which yields MDWITLLRSLQSDFIKRLTTGCLLHCETEGQYSELTIISGERLKALREFCWQMAEKYKRTSLVRDVFISNLKGKLGEEVVKERLADFITEVDYEKRFGGDGKIDFTLTSDPSIGVEVKSRHGSLDKVRWSVSSEEVEKNAVVVCVLIQEEVHEAQSEYHLFLAGFLPTKMIKLKTGRISFGINQLLYGGGLQCYLEQLLAATPNQKESAIYTYDRQQVIPSNQNNNQLTKLLEYPAKEEIFFEYEPDLNQFYENLGDKSFEQGESDTAIVNYNQALQLNPHNAEVYYKRGMVRYHLGDYEGAIADYTQVIQINLNHSKAYNQRGLARYQLGEYQAAIEDYTQAIRINPHVAVTYKNRADARSHLGDAQGAIEDYTQAIKINPHYAITNKNSNISRYLLLEQQKFTQAIKIDPHDAVAYYNRGQARADLGDYEGTIADYTQAIKINPNYVDAYYSRGNTHFDLGNYQAAIIDYTQAIKLNTNYVDAYYNRGHARFSLGDKQGALEDFQKAAEIYWKEGKIAEHNDARERILDLEIEKSLDILNF from the coding sequence ATGGATTGGATTACCTTACTGCGATCGCTACAGTCTGATTTTATTAAGAGGTTAACAACTGGTTGTCTGCTTCATTGTGAAACAGAAGGTCAATATAGCGAACTAACTATAATCTCTGGAGAGAGGTTAAAAGCACTCAGAGAATTTTGCTGGCAGATGGCAGAAAAATATAAACGTACTTCGCTAGTTCGTGACGTTTTTATTAGCAACTTAAAAGGCAAACTTGGCGAAGAAGTTGTTAAAGAACGGTTAGCTGATTTTATTACAGAAGTAGATTATGAAAAGCGATTTGGTGGGGATGGAAAAATTGATTTCACCCTAACTTCTGACCCATCAATTGGTGTTGAGGTCAAATCCCGTCATGGCAGTCTTGATAAAGTTAGATGGTCTGTGAGTTCCGAAGAAGTTGAGAAAAATGCAGTTGTAGTCTGTGTTCTCATTCAAGAAGAAGTGCATGAAGCGCAGAGCGAATATCACCTTTTTTTGGCTGGCTTTTTGCCTACAAAAATGATTAAGTTAAAAACTGGAAGAATTTCCTTTGGTATTAATCAATTGCTGTATGGTGGGGGTTTGCAGTGTTATTTGGAACAGTTACTGGCTGCTACACCTAATCAAAAAGAATCTGCAATTTATACTTACGATCGCCAGCAAGTTATACCAAGTAATCAAAATAATAATCAACTAACCAAGCTATTAGAATATCCGGCAAAAGAAGAGATTTTCTTTGAGTATGAACCCGACTTAAATCAGTTTTATGAGAATCTAGGCGATAAATCTTTCGAGCAAGGTGAATCTGATACAGCGATTGTTAACTATAATCAAGCCTTGCAACTGAATCCGCATAATGCTGAGGTATATTACAAACGCGGTATGGTGCGCTATCACCTAGGAGATTACGAAGGTGCGATCGCAGACTATACTCAAGTTATCCAAATTAATCTTAATCACAGCAAAGCTTATAATCAGCGTGGTTTAGCTCGTTATCAGCTTGGAGAATATCAAGCAGCAATTGAAGATTATACGCAAGCTATCAGAATTAATCCCCATGTTGCTGTTACTTATAAAAACCGTGCTGATGCTCGTTCCCATCTAGGAGATGCTCAAGGAGCAATTGAAGATTACACGCAGGCAATCAAAATTAATCCTCATTATGCCATTACTAATAAAAACAGTAATATTTCTCGTTATTTATTATTAGAACAGCAAAAATTTACGCAAGCAATTAAGATAGATCCTCATGATGCTGTTGCTTACTATAACCGCGGTCAAGCGCGTGCAGACTTAGGAGATTATGAAGGAACAATTGCCGATTATACTCAGGCAATCAAAATTAATCCTAACTATGTTGATGCTTATTACAGCCGAGGTAACACTCATTTTGACTTAGGAAATTATCAGGCTGCAATCATAGATTACACTCAGGCAATTAAGCTTAACACTAATTATGTAGATGCTTATTATAACCGCGGTCATGCTCGTTTCAGTTTAGGAGATAAGCAAGGCGCACTTGAGGATTTTCAAAAAGCAGCCGAGATTTATTGGAAAGAAGGCAAGATAGCAGAACACAATGATGCAAGGGAAAGAATTCTAGATTTGGAAATTGAAAAGTCTTTAGACATTTTAAATTTCTAA
- a CDS encoding cytidylate kinase, protein MRLLTTVAALSCYLTKRRAENKCAVLEDVVLDEMTSWDRTAVGLVPTMGGLHEGHLSLIQRARQENSTVIVSIFVNPLQFSPNEDFQRYPRTLELDMQLCEQAGVDLIFAPTPEEMGVPQKSIQEAKVTQVIPPSAMITGLCGGTRQGHFQGVATIVTKLFNLVQPDRAYFGQKDGQQLAIIKRLVADLNFPVEIVACPTVREASGLALSSRNQYLTATEKEQAAVLYRGLQQAEAIFKSGVRDSKELIAAVRQEVAMVSTVLVEYIELVEPTTLMSLVQVQEEGMLAIAARLGSTRLIDNILLSDRLPIIAIDGPAGAGKSTVARQVADKLGLVYLDTGSMYRAVTWLVLQKGIAIDDECAIAELANSCEIQLTPSQDLQSPVQVWINNTNVTQEIRTLEVTSNVSAIAAQSAVRKALVKQQQSWGKRGGLVAEGRDIGTHVFPDAEVKIFLTASVSERARRRQQDFKKQNQPEVSLEQLERDIAERDWKDSTRKVSPLQKATDAIEIQTDGLSVSEVTAKIVSYCQEQLLQW, encoded by the coding sequence GTGCGCCTGCTCACAACAGTCGCAGCTTTAAGCTGCTATTTAACTAAACGCCGCGCGGAAAACAAGTGTGCGGTTCTAGAAGACGTGGTACTAGATGAGATGACTAGCTGGGATCGAACGGCTGTCGGTCTAGTCCCCACAATGGGAGGATTACATGAAGGTCATTTAAGCTTGATTCAACGAGCTAGGCAAGAAAATTCTACGGTTATTGTCAGTATTTTCGTCAATCCGCTACAATTTTCGCCAAATGAAGATTTTCAACGCTACCCCCGGACTTTAGAGCTAGATATGCAACTTTGCGAACAAGCTGGGGTAGACCTAATTTTCGCGCCCACTCCGGAAGAAATGGGAGTTCCGCAGAAGAGTATACAAGAAGCGAAGGTTACACAAGTAATCCCTCCATCTGCTATGATAACAGGCTTGTGTGGTGGGACTCGGCAAGGGCACTTCCAAGGTGTGGCCACGATTGTGACCAAGCTTTTCAACTTGGTACAGCCTGACCGAGCCTACTTCGGGCAAAAGGATGGTCAGCAACTAGCAATTATTAAACGCTTGGTAGCTGATTTGAATTTTCCCGTAGAGATTGTTGCTTGTCCAACGGTGCGGGAAGCGTCTGGTCTAGCCTTAAGTTCTCGCAATCAATATTTGACTGCAACGGAAAAAGAACAGGCCGCGGTGTTATATCGCGGCTTGCAGCAAGCTGAGGCTATTTTCAAGTCAGGGGTTCGCGACAGCAAAGAGCTGATTGCGGCGGTACGGCAAGAAGTAGCAATGGTCAGTACTGTCTTAGTGGAATATATTGAATTGGTTGAGCCGACTACATTAATGTCTTTAGTACAAGTTCAGGAGGAAGGAATGCTCGCGATCGCAGCTCGTCTTGGTTCTACACGTTTGATTGACAATATTCTCTTGAGCGATCGCTTACCAATCATCGCTATTGATGGCCCAGCCGGCGCTGGAAAATCTACAGTAGCTCGTCAAGTAGCAGACAAGCTAGGTCTAGTGTATTTAGACACCGGATCTATGTATCGTGCTGTTACATGGCTGGTGCTGCAAAAGGGTATTGCCATTGATGATGAGTGTGCGATCGCTGAATTAGCCAATTCTTGTGAAATCCAACTAACTCCCAGTCAGGATTTACAATCTCCTGTGCAAGTTTGGATTAATAATACTAATGTCACTCAAGAAATTCGGACTCTTGAAGTCACATCTAACGTATCGGCGATCGCAGCCCAAAGCGCTGTACGTAAAGCTTTGGTAAAACAACAGCAAAGCTGGGGCAAAAGAGGTGGTTTAGTCGCTGAAGGCAGAGACATTGGCACCCATGTATTTCCTGATGCTGAAGTCAAAATCTTCTTAACAGCCTCAGTCAGCGAACGCGCGCGTCGCCGACAGCAAGACTTTAAAAAACAAAATCAACCTGAAGTGAGTCTTGAGCAGCTAGAACGAGATATTGCCGAACGTGACTGGAAAGATAGCACGCGCAAAGTTTCACCCTTACAAAAAGCAACAGATGCGATTGAAATTCAAACTGATGGTCTCAGCGTATCTGAAGTCACAGCCAAAATCGTTAGCTATTGCCAAGAGCAGTTATTGCAATGGTAA
- a CDS encoding PRC-barrel domain-containing protein, with protein sequence MTSEQIIRRSDILNTQVITRDNGKRVGIVSQVWVDIDQREVVALGLRDSLISISGIPRNMYLSSISQIGDVILVDNEDVIEDIEVETLSNLINWEVITETGEVLGRVRGFKFNGENGKLHSIVIASLGLPQIPEQVLSTYELSIEEIVSTGPSRLIVFEGAEERANQLTVGLLERLGIGKAPWERDVDEEYGYSAPRTVAPANQLPSGVPLQPPKPKVRTPEPVAREEWDEDYVEEERPQRQVMQARQYESIQYEEDDEEDNWSEATDKDRYQQPAKFEAQPYKKPYADEYDNYDDVDGDAWDDAPKPVNIPKKVKEKQPEYEEEGGY encoded by the coding sequence ATGACCTCTGAACAGATAATTAGGCGTTCCGACATATTAAATACTCAGGTGATTACCCGCGATAACGGTAAGCGAGTAGGCATCGTCAGTCAAGTCTGGGTGGATATTGACCAGCGAGAGGTTGTGGCTCTTGGCTTGAGAGACAGCCTGATCTCTATTTCTGGTATACCGCGCAATATGTACCTTAGCAGTATCAGCCAGATTGGTGATGTCATCCTGGTAGATAACGAGGACGTAATTGAAGATATTGAAGTTGAAACTTTAAGCAACCTGATTAACTGGGAAGTAATTACAGAAACCGGCGAAGTACTAGGTAGAGTGCGGGGCTTCAAATTCAATGGTGAAAATGGCAAACTTCATTCCATAGTCATCGCTTCTTTGGGATTGCCACAAATACCTGAGCAAGTCTTGAGTACTTACGAACTATCAATTGAAGAAATCGTCAGCACAGGCCCCAGCAGATTAATTGTATTTGAAGGAGCCGAAGAACGCGCCAACCAGTTGACAGTTGGCTTGCTAGAACGCTTAGGTATTGGTAAAGCACCTTGGGAACGCGATGTTGATGAAGAATACGGCTATAGCGCCCCTCGCACCGTCGCACCCGCGAATCAACTACCCAGCGGTGTACCATTACAACCACCCAAGCCCAAAGTTCGCACCCCCGAACCCGTAGCACGGGAAGAATGGGATGAGGACTATGTGGAAGAAGAAAGACCCCAGCGCCAAGTAATGCAGGCGCGTCAATACGAATCGATTCAATACGAAGAAGACGACGAAGAAGACAATTGGAGTGAGGCGACAGATAAAGACAGGTATCAACAACCTGCTAAATTTGAAGCTCAACCCTACAAAAAACCATACGCCGACGAATACGACAATTATGACGATGTAGATGGCGATGCTTGGGACGATGCACCAAAGCCCGTCAACATTCCGAAGAAAGTCAAAGAAAAACAACCCGAATACGAAGAAGAAGGCGGATATTAA
- a CDS encoding chromosome segregation SMC protein gives MVHVKRVELTNFKSFGGTTQVPLLGGFTVISGPNGSGKSNILDALLFCLGLASSKGMRADRLPDLVNNTQTAKSRATVEASVTVTFDITDAVSLNDTKAQIQDSLEEIEVIEVEETEETEEDKSNSKLPNPETSNEWSVTRKLRVTHQGTYTSNYYINGASCTLTELHEALESLRIYPEGYNVVLQGDVTSIISMNARERREIIDELAGVAAFDRKINQAKDTLDEVKEKEDSCRIIETELTVQRDRLSQDRAKAEKYQKLRAEYLSKQSWEAVLSWRSLQAQQEKLANQIQNGDRKSQELSAELTTLNTTIEQTTVELDQLNAHVKALGEEELLAVQSNLATQEAEHKQLQRQRSELETATQETAKRQAQNQQEIQQHQRSLEQIAETQVVEKQSIVYCQQQRDEAQQALETSRQAAAEIASASEAWVQQQTALNRQIETLLQTLEPQRTEQAQLRERNDQLQQQIQEQTQLVATLEPELATKQAECSRLETEFNTSSEPIQNLAQNLAATEQELQIQQDTQKRLLQEQREKQRQLDKLEAQAQAQQEVQGTQASKVIMQSGMPGLCGLVVQLGRVEPRFQLALEIAAGGRLGHIVVEDDGVAAAGIELLKQKRAGRATFLPLNKINAPRFTQDATLRLAGGFVNYAVNLVECDRRYKDVFSYVFGNTVVFSTLEQARKNLGLYRIVTLDGELLETSGAMTGGSNNQRSSLRFGNVEAAEPEEVAALRNRLGEIERVLERCTEAINKLSIKTKALAQEVTEARQARREQQLQLEQLQKEIKTLTAQLENTRSQLAQNSEKFATAQSRLEVLARELPGQETQLQQLRQTLAELEASQTPSEWQQIQATIKNQEQQLQQRETALREAEQRLKNLENQQQRLQEKIQEAEERITQYQQEQETQQNQLTALSTQHSALSTQIAETRVRLSQMELNLGEEKQKRDRTEQELRSHLLRQQQLEWELQKLQETLVARREELVNVKEQLQTLAPELPDPLPEVPDQVDLEELQKELRSLAKRLQAMEPVNMLALEEYERTQNRLQELTQKLETLEAERTELLLRIENFTTLRQRAFKEAFDAVNENFQSIFATLSDGDGYLQLDDPEDPFSSGLNLVAHPKGKPVQRLASMSGGEKSLTALSFIFSLQRYRPSPFYAFDEVDMFLDGANVERLAKMIKQQAKQAQFIVVSLRRPMIESAERTIGVTQARGAYTQVLGIKLQTDHTSA, from the coding sequence CTTAACGATACTAAGGCGCAAATTCAAGACAGCCTGGAAGAAATAGAAGTAATAGAAGTTGAGGAAACCGAGGAAACTGAGGAAGACAAGTCAAACTCAAAACTTCCTAATCCCGAAACGTCGAATGAGTGGAGTGTCACCAGAAAGCTGCGGGTGACGCACCAGGGAACTTATACGTCAAATTACTATATCAATGGCGCATCTTGCACTCTCACAGAATTACATGAAGCCTTGGAGTCGCTGCGGATTTATCCCGAAGGCTACAACGTTGTCCTTCAAGGGGATGTCACCAGCATTATCTCGATGAACGCCAGAGAACGGCGGGAAATTATTGATGAATTGGCGGGGGTAGCAGCGTTCGATCGCAAGATTAACCAAGCCAAGGATACTTTAGATGAGGTGAAGGAGAAGGAAGATAGTTGTCGGATTATTGAGACAGAATTAACTGTACAACGCGATCGCCTTTCTCAAGACCGAGCCAAAGCCGAAAAATATCAAAAACTCCGCGCAGAATATCTATCTAAACAATCCTGGGAAGCTGTGTTATCGTGGCGTTCTCTACAAGCACAGCAAGAAAAATTAGCTAACCAAATTCAAAATGGCGATCGCAAATCTCAAGAACTTTCGGCGGAACTGACAACTCTTAACACTACAATCGAGCAAACAACCGTTGAACTCGATCAACTCAATGCTCATGTGAAAGCTTTAGGGGAAGAAGAACTTTTAGCCGTACAATCTAACCTCGCCACCCAAGAAGCCGAACACAAACAACTCCAGCGTCAGCGCAGCGAATTAGAAACAGCTACCCAAGAAACTGCGAAACGTCAGGCGCAAAACCAGCAAGAAATTCAACAGCACCAACGTTCCTTAGAACAAATTGCGGAAACCCAGGTTGTCGAAAAGCAATCGATTGTTTACTGTCAGCAACAAAGAGATGAAGCACAACAAGCTTTAGAAACTTCTCGCCAAGCAGCAGCAGAAATTGCTTCGGCTTCGGAAGCTTGGGTACAGCAACAAACGGCGTTAAACCGTCAAATAGAAACTCTGCTGCAAACTCTCGAACCGCAACGCACCGAACAAGCACAGCTAAGAGAACGTAACGATCAGCTACAGCAGCAAATTCAAGAGCAAACCCAGCTAGTTGCCACTTTAGAACCAGAATTAGCCACAAAACAAGCTGAGTGTAGTCGTTTAGAAACAGAATTTAACACCTCTAGCGAACCAATCCAAAACTTAGCGCAAAATCTCGCCGCTACCGAACAAGAACTGCAAATTCAACAAGATACGCAAAAGCGGCTTTTACAAGAACAACGGGAAAAACAACGACAATTAGATAAACTAGAAGCGCAAGCGCAAGCACAGCAAGAAGTTCAAGGAACGCAAGCTAGCAAAGTCATCATGCAATCGGGAATGCCGGGACTTTGTGGCTTAGTGGTACAGTTAGGCAGAGTCGAACCCCGCTTTCAACTGGCTTTGGAAATTGCTGCGGGTGGACGTTTGGGACATATAGTGGTGGAAGATGATGGGGTCGCCGCTGCGGGAATTGAACTTTTAAAGCAGAAACGCGCCGGGAGAGCTACCTTTTTACCCTTAAATAAAATTAACGCTCCCAGATTTACCCAAGATGCCACACTGCGTTTAGCTGGTGGTTTCGTTAACTATGCTGTTAACTTAGTTGAATGCGATCGCCGTTATAAAGATGTCTTTAGCTATGTTTTTGGTAACACCGTAGTATTTTCCACCCTCGAACAGGCGCGGAAAAACTTAGGCTTATACCGCATCGTCACTCTCGACGGGGAATTATTAGAAACTAGTGGCGCAATGACTGGTGGTAGTAACAACCAGCGTTCATCGTTGCGGTTTGGGAACGTGGAAGCCGCAGAACCGGAGGAAGTAGCCGCTTTAAGAAACCGCTTAGGGGAAATTGAACGAGTTTTAGAACGTTGTACTGAAGCCATCAATAAGCTGTCAATCAAAACCAAAGCCTTGGCGCAAGAAGTCACAGAAGCACGTCAAGCACGGCGAGAACAGCAGTTGCAATTAGAACAATTGCAAAAAGAAATTAAAACTTTGACAGCGCAGTTAGAAAATACGCGATCGCAATTAGCGCAAAATAGTGAAAAATTCGCCACTGCGCAATCGCGCTTGGAGGTTCTGGCTCGGGAATTACCAGGACAAGAAACGCAGTTGCAACAATTGCGACAAACTTTAGCAGAATTAGAAGCATCGCAAACCCCCAGCGAATGGCAACAAATTCAAGCAACTATTAAAAACCAAGAGCAACAATTACAACAAAGAGAAACAGCATTACGCGAAGCCGAACAAAGATTAAAAAATCTCGAAAATCAGCAACAGCGCTTGCAAGAAAAAATCCAAGAAGCAGAGGAACGAATTACTCAATACCAGCAAGAACAAGAGACACAACAAAATCAATTAACAGCACTCAGCACTCAGCACTCAGCACTCAGCACGCAAATTGCTGAAACCCGTGTAAGGTTGAGTCAGATGGAACTTAATTTAGGCGAAGAAAAACAAAAACGCGATCGCACCGAACAAGAATTGCGATCGCATCTCCTGCGTCAGCAACAATTAGAATGGGAATTGCAAAAACTCCAAGAAACTCTCGTAGCACGGCGAGAGGAATTAGTTAACGTCAAAGAGCAACTGCAAACCTTAGCACCAGAACTGCCCGATCCCTTACCAGAAGTCCCAGATCAAGTAGACTTAGAAGAATTGCAGAAAGAATTGCGATCGCTTGCCAAACGCCTGCAAGCAATGGAACCAGTAAATATGCTGGCTTTGGAAGAATACGAACGCACCCAAAACCGCCTGCAAGAACTGACACAAAAACTGGAAACCCTAGAAGCAGAGCGCACAGAATTACTTTTGCGGATTGAAAACTTTACTACCTTACGTCAACGCGCCTTTAAAGAAGCCTTCGACGCAGTTAACGAAAACTTCCAATCAATTTTCGCCACCCTTTCCGACGGTGACGGCTACCTGCAACTAGACGATCCCGAAGATCCCTTTAGCAGTGGGTTGAATTTAGTTGCACACCCCAAAGGTAAACCAGTGCAGCGATTAGCTTCCATGTCTGGGGGTGAAAAATCTCTGACAGCTTTAAGCTTTATCTTTTCCCTGCAACGCTATCGCCCTTCACCCTTCTATGCCTTTGACGAAGTAGATATGTTTTTGGATGGGGCAAACGTAGAGCGATTAGCTAAAATGATTAAACAACAGGCAAAGCAAGCACAATTTATAGTTGTGAGTTTGCGCCGCCCGATGATAGAATCAGCCGAACGCACAATTGGCGTTACTCAAGCACGGGGAGCGTATACCCAAGTTTTGGGAATTAAATTGCAAACCGACCATACATCTGCTTGA
- a CDS encoding superoxide dismutase, which produces MAFQQPPLPYDFNALEPYGMKGETFEYHYGKHHKAYVDNLNKLVDGTELADKSLEEVIKASFKDASKVGIFNNAAQVWNHTFFWNSLKPAGGGQPSGELANKIDQAFGSFDKFKEEFSNAAATQFGSGWAWLIDDGGTLKVIKTPNAENPLAHGQKALLTLDVWEHAYYIDYRNARPAFIKNFLDQLVNWDFAAENLAKA; this is translated from the coding sequence ATGGCATTTCAACAGCCCCCCCTACCCTACGACTTTAATGCTCTAGAGCCGTATGGCATGAAAGGTGAGACTTTCGAGTATCACTATGGCAAGCACCACAAAGCTTATGTAGACAACCTTAACAAGCTAGTCGATGGTACAGAACTTGCTGATAAGTCACTAGAAGAAGTAATCAAAGCTTCTTTTAAAGATGCCTCTAAAGTTGGAATCTTTAACAATGCTGCTCAAGTTTGGAACCACACCTTCTTCTGGAATTCGCTGAAACCAGCAGGTGGCGGTCAACCTTCGGGCGAACTAGCCAATAAAATCGATCAAGCTTTTGGTAGCTTCGATAAATTTAAAGAAGAGTTCTCTAACGCCGCAGCAACTCAGTTTGGCAGTGGATGGGCTTGGCTGATTGATGATGGTGGTACTTTGAAAGTCATCAAGACACCAAATGCAGAGAACCCTCTAGCTCATGGACAAAAGGCATTATTAACCCTAGATGTTTGGGAACACGCCTACTACATTGATTACAGAAATGCCCGTCCTGCATTTATCAAAAACTTCCTCGATCAATTAGTTAACTGGGACTTTGCTGCTGAAAATTTAGCTAAAGCCTAA